Proteins encoded together in one Coffea arabica cultivar ET-39 chromosome 2c, Coffea Arabica ET-39 HiFi, whole genome shotgun sequence window:
- the LOC113726745 gene encoding uncharacterized protein isoform X2 has translation MAQSLELLLIQFLMPDNDARRQAEDQIKRLAKDPQVVPALVHHLRTAKTPNVRQLAAVLLRKKITGHWAKLSPQLRQLVKQSLIESITVEHSPLVRKASANVVSIVAKYAVPAGEWPDLLPFLFQCSQSAQEDHREVALILFSSLTETIGNSFRPYFTDLQSLLLKCLQDETSNRVRVAALKAVGSFLEFTHDQAEVVKFRDFIPSILNVSRQCLAAGEEDIAVIAFEIFDELIESPAPLLGESVKSIVQFSLEVCSSLNLESNTRHQAIQIISWLAKYKSNSLKKYKLVTPILQVMCPLLAESTNREEDDDLAPDRAAAEVIDTMAMSLSKYVFPTVFEFASLSSQSVNPKFREASVTALGVISEGCLDWMKQKLEPVLHIVLGALRDSEQMVRGAASFALGQFAEHLQPEIVSHYEIVLPCILNALEDVSDEVKEKSYYALAAFCEDMGEEILPFLDPLMGKLLGALQNSPRNLQETCMSAIGSVASAAEQAFIPYAERVLELMKLFMVLTNDEDLRSRARATELVGMIAMSVGRTRMEPILPPFVEAAISGFGLEFSELREYTHGFFSNIAEILDEGFSQYLPHVVPLAFASCNLDDGSAVDIADSEEDENINSFGGVSSDDEAHDEPRVRNISIRTGVLDEKAAATQALGLYALHTKNSYAPYLEESLKILVKHSSYFHEDVRLQAIIGLKYILTAAQAVFQAHNEGMLKIKEVLDTVMNIYMKTMVEDDDKEVVAQACMSVADIIKDFGYLAMEPYTPLLVEATLTLLQEQSACQQMESDSDDDDDPEHDEVLMDAVSDLLPAFAKAMGSNFAPIFSKLFEPLMKFARASRPPPDRTMVVACLAEVAQDMGTPIAGYIDNVMPLILKELVSSEATNRRNAAFCVGELCKNGGEYALKYYGDALRSLYRLFGDLEPDNAVRDNAAGAVARMIMVHPEAIPLNQVLPVFLKVLPLKEDHEESLAVYSCICNLVLSSNSQVVSPIFQHGDEAISCNLFFVIIEKSHMYLYRSFFIYFCSVI, from the exons ATGGCGCAGTCGCTGGAATTGCTGTTAATTCAATTCCTGATGCCTGACAATGACGCCAGAAGGCAAGCCGAGGACCAAATTAAGCGACTAGCCAAGGATCCCCAGGTTGTTCCAGCTCTCGTCCACCACCTCCGCACTGCCAAGACCCCCAACGTCCGCCAGCTCGCCGCCGTCCTCCTCCGCAAGAAGATCACTGGTCACTGGGCTAAACTCTCGCCTCAACTCCGCCAACTCGTTAAGCAGTCCTTAATTGAAAGCATCACTGTGGAGCACAG TCCACTGGTGAGGAAAGCCAGCGCGAATGTGGTGAGCATTGTAGCCAAGTATGCAGTGCCAGCTGGAGAATGGCCGGATTTGTTGCCATTCTTGTTCCAGTGCAGTCAGAGCGCGCAAGAAGACCATAGAGAG GTTGCATTGATACTTTTCAGCTCCTTAACTGAAACAATCGGCAATTCATTTCGTCCATACTTTACAGACCTACAGTCTCTGCTACTCAAGTGCCTTCAAGATGAAACCAGTAACCGAGTCAGAGTTGCCGCCCTCAA GGCAGTTGGCTCATTCTTAGAGTTCACCCATGATCAGGCTGAAGTA GTCAAGTTTCGAGATTTCATACCAAGCATTTTGAATGTGTCAAGACAATGCCTTGCAGCTGGTGAAGAGGACATAGCTGTAATTgcatttgaaatatttgatgagCTGATTGAATCTCCTGCACCACTTCTCGGGGAATCAGTGAAATCAATTGTACAGTTTTCACTTGAAGTCTGTTCAAGTCTGaatttggaatcaaatacacGCCACCAG GCTATTCAGATTATTTCATGGCTTGCGAAATATAAATCCAACTCACTCAAAAAGTATAAACTGGTTACACCAATTCTGCAAGTTATGTGTCCTTTGCTTGCGGAATCCACTAACAgggaagaagatgatgatcttgctCCAGATCGTGCTGCTGCAGAAGTGATTGATACCATGGCTATGAGCTTGTCTAAGTATGTTTTCCCGACTGTTTTTGAGTTCGCTTCTCTCAGTAGTCAAAGTGTCAATCCAAAGTTTCGGGAAGCTTCAGTAACTGCATTGGGTGTTATTTCTGAGGGATGTTTGGACTGGATGAAACAGAAGCTGGAACCTGTTCTTCATATAGTCCTGGGGGCTCTTAGAGATTCGGAACAAATGGTGAGGGGGGCTGCATCATTTGCATTAGGTCAATTTGCTGAGCATCTGCAGCCTGAGATAGTATCTCATTATGAAATTGTTCTTCCTTGCATCTTGAATGCCCTAGAGGATGTATCTGATGAGGTTAAG GAAAAGTCCTACTATGCTTTAGCAGCGTTTTGTGAGGACATGGGTGAagaaattcttccttttttggACCCTTTGATGGGAAAGTTGCTTGGCGCCCTTCAGAATAGTCCACGTAATCTGCAAGAGACATGCATG TCTGCAATTGGTTCAGTTGCATCAGCTGCAGAGCAAGCCTTCATTCCTTATGCTGAAAGGGTTCTAGAGTTGATGAAATTGTTTATGGTGCTAACAAATGATGAGGACCTCCGATCACGAGCAAGGGCTACTGAATTGGTTGGAATGATTGCTATGTCTGTTGGGAGGACTAGAATGGAGCCAATTTTACCACCCTTTGTCGAAGCTGCTATTTCT GGTTTTGGGTTGGAATTCAGTGAGcttagggagtacactcacggaTTTTTCAGCAATATAGCAGAAATTTTAGATGAAGGTTTTTCGCAG TACCTTCCTCATGTTGTTCCTCTGGCATTTGCCTCCTGCAATCTTGATGATGGCTCTGCCGTGGATATCGCTGATTCAGAAGAGGATGAGAACATCAATAGTTTCGGAGGTGTATCATCAGATGACGAAGCACATGATGAACCAAGAGTTCGTAACATCAGCATAAGAACAGGTGTATTGGACGAAAAGGCAGCTGCAACTCAGGCCCTTGGCTTATATGCTCTGCATACAAAGAATTCCTATGCGCC GTATTTGGAAGAATCTTTAAAGATCTTGGTGAAACATTCAAGCTATTTTCATGAGGATGTGCGGCTCCAGGCTATTATTGGTCTGAAAT ATATTTTGACAGCTGCACAAGCAGTTTTTCAAGCTCATAAT GAAGGGATGttaaagataaaagaagtcCTTG ACACAGTAATGAATATTTACATGAAAACAATGGTTGAAGATGATGACAAGGAAGTTGTTGCTCAAGCCTGCATGAGTGTAGCTGACATCATAAAGGATTTTGGTTACTTGGCCATGGAGCCTT ATACACCTCTGCTTGTGGAGGCCACTTTGACATTGCTCCAAGAGCAGTCTGCTTGTCAACAGATGGaatctgatagtgatgatgatgatgatcctGAACACGATGAAGTGCTCATGGATGCAGTTTCGGACCTCCTTCCTGCATTTGCAAAGGCCATGGGTTCTAATTTTGCTCCCATTTTTTCTAAGCTGTTTGAACCCTTGATGAAATTTGCT AGAGCTTCACGTCCACCTCCAGACCGGACCATGGTTGTTGCCTGTCTTGCAGAAGTTGCTCAGGATATGGGCACTCCTATTGCTGGTTATATTGAT AATGTGATGCCTTTGATACTCAAAGAATTGGTATCATCGGAGGCAACTAATCGGAGAAATGCGGCCTTCTGTGTTGGGGAGTTGTGCAAAAATGGTGGAGAGTATGCTTTGAA ATATTACGGTGATGCTTTGCGCAGTCTTTACCGGTTGTTTGGAGACTTAGAGCCAGATAATGCAGTAAGGGATAATGCTGCAGGTGCTGTAGCTAGGATGATAATGGTGCATCCAGAGGCAATCCCACTTAATCAG GTCCTACCTGTTTTCTTGAAAGTCCTTCCTTTAAAAGAAGATCATGAGGAATCCCTGGCTGTTTATAGCTGCATTTGCAATCTTGTTTTATCATCTAATTCCCAG GTGGTGTCTCCGATTTTCCAGCATGGAGATGAAGCCATTTCTtgcaatttattttttgttattataGAAAAAAGTCATATGTATTTGTACCGAtcattctttatttatttttgctcaGTTATTTGA
- the LOC113726745 gene encoding uncharacterized protein isoform X1 translates to MAQSLELLLIQFLMPDNDARRQAEDQIKRLAKDPQVVPALVHHLRTAKTPNVRQLAAVLLRKKITGHWAKLSPQLRQLVKQSLIESITVEHSPLVRKASANVVSIVAKYAVPAGEWPDLLPFLFQCSQSAQEDHREVALILFSSLTETIGNSFRPYFTDLQSLLLKCLQDETSNRVRVAALKAVGSFLEFTHDQAEVVKFRDFIPSILNVSRQCLAAGEEDIAVIAFEIFDELIESPAPLLGESVKSIVQFSLEVCSSLNLESNTRHQAIQIISWLAKYKSNSLKKYKLVTPILQVMCPLLAESTNREEDDDLAPDRAAAEVIDTMAMSLSKYVFPTVFEFASLSSQSVNPKFREASVTALGVISEGCLDWMKQKLEPVLHIVLGALRDSEQMVRGAASFALGQFAEHLQPEIVSHYEIVLPCILNALEDVSDEVKEKSYYALAAFCEDMGEEILPFLDPLMGKLLGALQNSPRNLQETCMSAIGSVASAAEQAFIPYAERVLELMKLFMVLTNDEDLRSRARATELVGMIAMSVGRTRMEPILPPFVEAAISGFGLEFSELREYTHGFFSNIAEILDEGFSQYLPHVVPLAFASCNLDDGSAVDIADSEEDENINSFGGVSSDDEAHDEPRVRNISIRTGVLDEKAAATQALGLYALHTKNSYAPYLEESLKILVKHSSYFHEDVRLQAIIGLKYILTAAQAVFQAHNEGMLKIKEVLDTVMNIYMKTMVEDDDKEVVAQACMSVADIIKDFGYLAMEPYTPLLVEATLTLLQEQSACQQMESDSDDDDDPEHDEVLMDAVSDLLPAFAKAMGSNFAPIFSKLFEPLMKFARASRPPPDRTMVVACLAEVAQDMGTPIAGYIDNVMPLILKELVSSEATNRRNAAFCVGELCKNGGEYALKYYGDALRSLYRLFGDLEPDNAVRDNAAGAVARMIMVHPEAIPLNQVLPVFLKVLPLKEDHEESLAVYSCICNLVLSSNSQILSLVPELVNLFAQIAVSPVETPEVKAHIGRAFSHLISLYGHQMQPLLANLSPAHANALAAIAPNC, encoded by the exons ATGGCGCAGTCGCTGGAATTGCTGTTAATTCAATTCCTGATGCCTGACAATGACGCCAGAAGGCAAGCCGAGGACCAAATTAAGCGACTAGCCAAGGATCCCCAGGTTGTTCCAGCTCTCGTCCACCACCTCCGCACTGCCAAGACCCCCAACGTCCGCCAGCTCGCCGCCGTCCTCCTCCGCAAGAAGATCACTGGTCACTGGGCTAAACTCTCGCCTCAACTCCGCCAACTCGTTAAGCAGTCCTTAATTGAAAGCATCACTGTGGAGCACAG TCCACTGGTGAGGAAAGCCAGCGCGAATGTGGTGAGCATTGTAGCCAAGTATGCAGTGCCAGCTGGAGAATGGCCGGATTTGTTGCCATTCTTGTTCCAGTGCAGTCAGAGCGCGCAAGAAGACCATAGAGAG GTTGCATTGATACTTTTCAGCTCCTTAACTGAAACAATCGGCAATTCATTTCGTCCATACTTTACAGACCTACAGTCTCTGCTACTCAAGTGCCTTCAAGATGAAACCAGTAACCGAGTCAGAGTTGCCGCCCTCAA GGCAGTTGGCTCATTCTTAGAGTTCACCCATGATCAGGCTGAAGTA GTCAAGTTTCGAGATTTCATACCAAGCATTTTGAATGTGTCAAGACAATGCCTTGCAGCTGGTGAAGAGGACATAGCTGTAATTgcatttgaaatatttgatgagCTGATTGAATCTCCTGCACCACTTCTCGGGGAATCAGTGAAATCAATTGTACAGTTTTCACTTGAAGTCTGTTCAAGTCTGaatttggaatcaaatacacGCCACCAG GCTATTCAGATTATTTCATGGCTTGCGAAATATAAATCCAACTCACTCAAAAAGTATAAACTGGTTACACCAATTCTGCAAGTTATGTGTCCTTTGCTTGCGGAATCCACTAACAgggaagaagatgatgatcttgctCCAGATCGTGCTGCTGCAGAAGTGATTGATACCATGGCTATGAGCTTGTCTAAGTATGTTTTCCCGACTGTTTTTGAGTTCGCTTCTCTCAGTAGTCAAAGTGTCAATCCAAAGTTTCGGGAAGCTTCAGTAACTGCATTGGGTGTTATTTCTGAGGGATGTTTGGACTGGATGAAACAGAAGCTGGAACCTGTTCTTCATATAGTCCTGGGGGCTCTTAGAGATTCGGAACAAATGGTGAGGGGGGCTGCATCATTTGCATTAGGTCAATTTGCTGAGCATCTGCAGCCTGAGATAGTATCTCATTATGAAATTGTTCTTCCTTGCATCTTGAATGCCCTAGAGGATGTATCTGATGAGGTTAAG GAAAAGTCCTACTATGCTTTAGCAGCGTTTTGTGAGGACATGGGTGAagaaattcttccttttttggACCCTTTGATGGGAAAGTTGCTTGGCGCCCTTCAGAATAGTCCACGTAATCTGCAAGAGACATGCATG TCTGCAATTGGTTCAGTTGCATCAGCTGCAGAGCAAGCCTTCATTCCTTATGCTGAAAGGGTTCTAGAGTTGATGAAATTGTTTATGGTGCTAACAAATGATGAGGACCTCCGATCACGAGCAAGGGCTACTGAATTGGTTGGAATGATTGCTATGTCTGTTGGGAGGACTAGAATGGAGCCAATTTTACCACCCTTTGTCGAAGCTGCTATTTCT GGTTTTGGGTTGGAATTCAGTGAGcttagggagtacactcacggaTTTTTCAGCAATATAGCAGAAATTTTAGATGAAGGTTTTTCGCAG TACCTTCCTCATGTTGTTCCTCTGGCATTTGCCTCCTGCAATCTTGATGATGGCTCTGCCGTGGATATCGCTGATTCAGAAGAGGATGAGAACATCAATAGTTTCGGAGGTGTATCATCAGATGACGAAGCACATGATGAACCAAGAGTTCGTAACATCAGCATAAGAACAGGTGTATTGGACGAAAAGGCAGCTGCAACTCAGGCCCTTGGCTTATATGCTCTGCATACAAAGAATTCCTATGCGCC GTATTTGGAAGAATCTTTAAAGATCTTGGTGAAACATTCAAGCTATTTTCATGAGGATGTGCGGCTCCAGGCTATTATTGGTCTGAAAT ATATTTTGACAGCTGCACAAGCAGTTTTTCAAGCTCATAAT GAAGGGATGttaaagataaaagaagtcCTTG ACACAGTAATGAATATTTACATGAAAACAATGGTTGAAGATGATGACAAGGAAGTTGTTGCTCAAGCCTGCATGAGTGTAGCTGACATCATAAAGGATTTTGGTTACTTGGCCATGGAGCCTT ATACACCTCTGCTTGTGGAGGCCACTTTGACATTGCTCCAAGAGCAGTCTGCTTGTCAACAGATGGaatctgatagtgatgatgatgatgatcctGAACACGATGAAGTGCTCATGGATGCAGTTTCGGACCTCCTTCCTGCATTTGCAAAGGCCATGGGTTCTAATTTTGCTCCCATTTTTTCTAAGCTGTTTGAACCCTTGATGAAATTTGCT AGAGCTTCACGTCCACCTCCAGACCGGACCATGGTTGTTGCCTGTCTTGCAGAAGTTGCTCAGGATATGGGCACTCCTATTGCTGGTTATATTGAT AATGTGATGCCTTTGATACTCAAAGAATTGGTATCATCGGAGGCAACTAATCGGAGAAATGCGGCCTTCTGTGTTGGGGAGTTGTGCAAAAATGGTGGAGAGTATGCTTTGAA ATATTACGGTGATGCTTTGCGCAGTCTTTACCGGTTGTTTGGAGACTTAGAGCCAGATAATGCAGTAAGGGATAATGCTGCAGGTGCTGTAGCTAGGATGATAATGGTGCATCCAGAGGCAATCCCACTTAATCAG GTCCTACCTGTTTTCTTGAAAGTCCTTCCTTTAAAAGAAGATCATGAGGAATCCCTGGCTGTTTATAGCTGCATTTGCAATCTTGTTTTATCATCTAATTCCCAG ATCCTGTCTTTAGTTCCGGAGTTGGTTAATCTATTTGCCCAAATTGCTGTGTCACCTGTAGAAACTCCTGAAGTAAAAGCTCATATAGGCAGAGCTTTCTCTCACTTGATTTCATTGTATGGTCACCAAATGCAGCCTCTTTTGGCAAATCTTTCACCTGCACATGCAAATGCGCTAGCTGCAATTGCTCCAAACTGCTGA